One window of Williamwhitmania taraxaci genomic DNA carries:
- a CDS encoding protein-L-isoaspartate(D-aspartate) O-methyltransferase, whose product MVLIFAQRNREMTNQKLSDTYRHKGLRQKLMEELRKKGIYDEAVLTAINTVPRHYFMESSFLEFAYRDQAFPIGASQTISQPYTVAFQTELLQVNRHAKVLEVGTGSGYQTAILCELGAKVFTIERQRELFTKSQQLLGQMGYKPHFFFGDGYKGKSAYGPFQRILVTAGAPCIPSDLIDQLAEGGRMVIPVGDNQVQTMTLIVKNNGKIETTEHGTFIFVPLLKGTDG is encoded by the coding sequence ATGGTTCTTATCTTTGCTCAGAGAAACAGAGAAATGACAAACCAAAAACTTTCCGACACATATCGACATAAGGGGCTACGTCAAAAGTTGATGGAGGAACTCCGCAAAAAAGGCATTTACGACGAAGCAGTTCTTACTGCAATAAACACGGTACCTCGACACTACTTTATGGAGAGTAGTTTTCTTGAATTTGCCTATCGCGATCAAGCGTTCCCAATTGGAGCAAGTCAAACAATATCGCAACCCTATACCGTGGCCTTTCAAACAGAACTGCTTCAAGTAAATAGGCACGCAAAAGTTTTGGAAGTCGGGACAGGATCGGGCTACCAAACCGCAATTCTCTGCGAGTTGGGTGCGAAAGTTTTCACTATTGAGCGGCAGCGCGAACTCTTTACAAAGTCGCAGCAGTTGCTAGGCCAAATGGGATACAAGCCGCACTTTTTCTTCGGCGATGGATACAAAGGCAAGTCCGCCTATGGTCCGTTTCAAAGAATACTGGTTACAGCAGGCGCCCCATGCATCCCAAGCGACCTGATTGATCAGCTAGCTGAAGGTGGACGAATGGTGATTCCAGTAGGAGACAACCAAGTGCAAACCATGACGCTGATAGTAAAGAACAATGGAAAAATTGAGACTACTGAACATGGAACATTCATATTTGTTCCTTTGCTAAAAGGAACCGACGGATAA
- a CDS encoding MBL fold metallo-hydrolase, translating into MIHIHRFIFNPFQQNTYLLYPDTKECAIVDPGCYTQEERDELVAFIESNELKPTLLLNTHCHVDHVLGNAFIKGKYNLKLMAHKNEVELLQLAVEHGYMYGFTVDTPPPIDTFIEDGQVINLGKSEILALYVPGHSAGSLAFVCKEEKIVLTGDVLFAGSIGRTDLLGGDYDQLINSIKSKLMPLGDEFLVLSGHGPRTSIGTEALGNPFLEDKL; encoded by the coding sequence ATGATACACATACACCGATTCATTTTCAATCCCTTTCAACAGAATACCTACTTATTGTATCCCGACACAAAGGAGTGTGCAATTGTAGATCCGGGCTGCTACACCCAAGAGGAACGCGACGAATTAGTAGCATTTATCGAATCCAACGAACTAAAGCCAACCTTACTTCTGAATACGCATTGCCATGTAGATCACGTTCTTGGAAATGCATTTATTAAAGGGAAGTATAACCTTAAACTGATGGCCCACAAGAATGAGGTTGAACTATTGCAATTGGCCGTTGAGCACGGATACATGTATGGATTTACAGTAGATACTCCTCCTCCAATCGATACGTTTATTGAGGATGGCCAAGTCATTAACCTTGGAAAAAGCGAAATTCTAGCGCTATATGTTCCTGGCCATAGCGCCGGCAGCCTTGCATTTGTCTGCAAAGAGGAGAAGATTGTTCTTACAGGCGATGTTTTGTTTGCTGGTAGTATTGGCCGAACCGATTTGCTTGGAGGCGATTACGATCAACTAATAAACAGCATCAAGTCAAAGCTGATGCCACTTGGCGATGAGTTTCTAGTACTCTCGGGTCATGGTCCACGAACATCTATTGGAACAGAAGCACTTGGCAACCCCTTCCTCGAGGATAAGTTGTAG
- the gcvP gene encoding aminomethyl-transferring glycine dehydrogenase: MATDSFVSRHNGPRESEIAYMLKQIGVSSIEELIDQTVPKPIRLPKPIAISEGISEYEFYKKIKAIAAKNKIFRSFIGMGYYGTATPAVILRNIFENPSWYTSYTPYQAEISQGRLEALINFQTMVMDLTGMEIANCSLLDEATAAAEAMLMMHGLRSRAAVKEGKNTLFVDENIFPQTLDVILTRAEPAGIEVQLGKYSEAELGSSVFGAIVQYPAANGEIIDYTQFTEDAHKQEILVTAIADILSLAIIKAPAEWGADIAVGSTQRFGVPMGFGGPHAGYLATRDAYKRQMPGRIIGVSIDSAGNKALRMALQTREQHIKREKATSNICTAQALLATMAGMYAVYHGQEGIKRIANHTHNHAALAADKLEKLGFKITTKNFFDTIEITLPVGIKAEDIRKIALEKEINFFYKADDKVQMSFDEVVTLEEINSIAEIFAKAAKKSAEKATKVETKVVFEPKFARTSSFLSEKVFNHYHSETEMMRYIKKLERKDISLTHSMISLGSCTMKLNAAVEMLPLSWSEFGAIHPFVPSNQAEGYLELIKELEQDLAIITGFHAVSLQPNSGAAGEYAGLMVIRQYHIHRSEGHRNVAIIPTSAHGTNPASAAMAGMDIVLVACDSKGNIDVEDLRQKAEEHKNDLACFMVTYPSTHGIFEGRIKEMMDIVHKNGGLVYMDGANMNAQVGITNPGFIGADVCHLNLHKTFAIPHGGGGPGVGPIAVAKHLAEFLPSHSLVKTGGENGIMAVSAAPFGSASVLPITYGYIKMLGADGLRKATEMAIVNANYLAARLQGHYTILYKGEMGRVGHEMILDAQNFKKEYDADATDISKRLMDYGFHAPTLSFPVHDTLMIEPTESESLQELDRFIETMIAIKGELEEIKSGKADKEDNVLKNAPHTALEITADEWKHPYSRTKAAYPLAWIAENKFWPAVARVDNGYGDRNLICTCAPLDSYK, translated from the coding sequence ATGGCTACAGATAGTTTTGTTTCCCGCCATAACGGACCTCGCGAAAGTGAAATCGCTTATATGCTAAAGCAAATTGGCGTATCCTCCATTGAGGAGCTAATTGACCAAACCGTTCCAAAACCAATACGGTTGCCAAAACCAATTGCAATTTCGGAGGGCATATCCGAATATGAGTTTTATAAGAAGATTAAAGCCATTGCAGCCAAGAACAAGATTTTCCGTTCGTTTATTGGTATGGGCTATTATGGCACGGCTACCCCGGCTGTAATTTTAAGGAATATATTTGAGAACCCTAGCTGGTATACATCCTACACCCCATACCAAGCTGAGATCTCACAAGGCCGTTTGGAGGCGCTCATTAACTTCCAAACCATGGTTATGGATTTAACAGGCATGGAAATTGCCAACTGCTCTCTACTGGACGAAGCAACTGCCGCCGCAGAGGCCATGCTCATGATGCATGGGCTGCGTTCGAGGGCTGCCGTTAAGGAAGGGAAAAACACCCTGTTTGTGGATGAGAATATTTTCCCTCAAACACTCGACGTTATCCTAACCAGAGCAGAACCTGCCGGTATCGAAGTTCAACTTGGGAAATATAGCGAAGCAGAACTTGGATCGAGCGTATTTGGTGCCATTGTTCAATACCCTGCCGCCAACGGCGAAATTATCGACTATACCCAGTTTACCGAAGATGCACACAAACAGGAAATTCTGGTTACTGCTATTGCCGACATTCTTAGCTTAGCCATTATAAAAGCTCCTGCCGAATGGGGTGCTGATATTGCAGTGGGATCGACCCAACGATTTGGCGTTCCTATGGGATTTGGTGGTCCTCACGCCGGATACCTTGCTACAAGAGACGCCTACAAACGTCAAATGCCAGGACGTATTATTGGAGTATCCATTGATAGTGCAGGCAACAAGGCACTTCGGATGGCCCTTCAAACCCGCGAACAGCATATCAAACGCGAAAAAGCAACATCCAACATCTGTACAGCTCAAGCCTTACTAGCAACAATGGCAGGCATGTATGCCGTATACCACGGTCAGGAAGGCATTAAGCGTATTGCCAATCATACTCACAATCATGCAGCTCTTGCTGCGGATAAACTAGAGAAGTTAGGCTTTAAGATTACAACAAAGAACTTCTTCGATACCATTGAGATCACACTTCCAGTAGGCATTAAAGCAGAAGACATTCGGAAGATTGCCCTCGAAAAGGAGATTAACTTCTTTTACAAGGCCGATGATAAAGTGCAGATGAGTTTCGACGAGGTTGTAACCCTCGAAGAGATTAACTCCATTGCTGAAATTTTTGCAAAGGCGGCTAAAAAGAGTGCAGAAAAGGCAACCAAGGTAGAAACTAAAGTTGTGTTCGAACCCAAGTTCGCAAGAACCTCCAGCTTCCTATCGGAAAAGGTGTTTAACCACTACCACTCCGAGACCGAAATGATGCGCTACATCAAGAAACTCGAAAGAAAAGACATCTCCCTTACTCATAGCATGATTTCACTTGGCTCTTGCACCATGAAGTTGAATGCAGCAGTGGAGATGCTTCCCTTAAGTTGGTCGGAATTTGGTGCAATACATCCATTTGTTCCATCCAATCAGGCCGAAGGTTACCTTGAACTGATTAAGGAACTAGAGCAAGACTTAGCTATTATCACTGGTTTCCACGCCGTTTCGCTTCAACCTAACTCCGGTGCAGCAGGCGAATATGCAGGACTCATGGTTATTCGTCAATACCATATCCATCGCAGTGAAGGACACCGCAACGTAGCCATTATCCCAACCTCGGCACACGGAACCAATCCTGCCAGCGCAGCGATGGCCGGAATGGATATTGTACTTGTGGCTTGCGATAGTAAAGGAAATATTGATGTAGAGGACCTCCGTCAAAAAGCGGAAGAACATAAAAACGACCTTGCCTGCTTTATGGTGACCTACCCATCCACCCACGGTATTTTCGAAGGCCGAATAAAGGAGATGATGGATATTGTTCATAAAAATGGCGGATTAGTATACATGGACGGTGCAAACATGAATGCACAGGTAGGTATTACCAACCCCGGCTTTATCGGCGCAGACGTTTGCCATCTAAACCTTCACAAGACCTTTGCTATTCCTCACGGAGGTGGCGGTCCCGGCGTTGGCCCAATTGCGGTAGCCAAACACCTTGCAGAATTCCTGCCCTCTCACTCCCTAGTTAAAACTGGCGGTGAAAATGGTATTATGGCTGTGAGTGCCGCTCCGTTTGGCAGCGCAAGCGTGCTCCCAATCACCTACGGCTACATTAAGATGCTTGGCGCCGACGGTCTTCGCAAAGCCACCGAAATGGCTATTGTAAACGCAAACTACCTTGCAGCCCGCTTGCAAGGACACTATACCATTCTCTACAAGGGAGAAATGGGCCGTGTAGGACACGAAATGATTCTCGATGCTCAAAACTTCAAGAAAGAGTATGATGCTGATGCAACCGATATATCTAAACGTCTTATGGATTATGGTTTCCATGCACCTACCCTCTCCTTCCCAGTTCATGATACACTAATGATTGAGCCAACCGAGAGCGAATCGCTTCAAGAACTCGATAGGTTTATCGAAACCATGATTGCTATCAAAGGTGAACTTGAGGAAATTAAATCAGGCAAGGCAGACAAAGAAGACAACGTGCTTAAGAATGCACCACATACTGCGCTAGAAATAACCGCCGATGAGTGGAAGCACCCTTACAGTAGAACTAAAGCTGCTTACCCACTAGCATGGATTGCCGAAAATAAGTTTTGGCCAGCAGTTGCCCGTGTCGACAATGGATATGGTGACCGGAACTTGATTTGCACTTGTGCTCCACTGGATAGTTATAAGTAG
- a CDS encoding arginine deiminase produces MDSRVDINVCSEIGQLEGVILHTPGAEVENMTPKNAQRALYSDILNLAVARKEYAQLSGVLSKVCKTYQIADLLTNVLVNEKSKELVIDQICHLENTYSIKDELLDLTPKELARQLIEGVILKRNNLTKFLSKERFSSSPLYNFYFTRDASISLLNEVLISKMANQVRQREALIMQAIFNLSGNFNAHTIDPLKVEDSKPIFIEGGDVLIAREDILLIGNGTRTSSQGIDFILDHLLSQKDQKKRYILVQELPESPESFIHLDMVFTFLDVDKCMVFEPLILQPNKYQTVQITIENGKVLNIKNVENLVVALKDLGMDLKPVYCGGKKDQWTQEREQWHSGANFFAIAPGKVIGYARNIYTMEEMNKNGFEIIRAKDVLTDRISLTDYERYVITIDGSELPRGGGGARCMTMPVRRKPVIW; encoded by the coding sequence ATGGACAGCAGGGTCGACATTAACGTATGCTCCGAAATAGGCCAACTCGAAGGAGTAATCCTTCATACTCCTGGAGCCGAGGTAGAGAATATGACCCCAAAGAATGCCCAACGCGCTCTTTATAGCGACATTCTTAACCTAGCAGTTGCCCGCAAAGAATACGCTCAACTTTCGGGTGTTCTTTCGAAGGTTTGCAAAACCTATCAAATAGCGGATTTACTCACCAACGTGCTCGTCAACGAAAAGTCGAAGGAGTTGGTAATTGATCAAATATGCCACCTAGAAAACACATACTCCATAAAGGATGAATTACTGGATCTTACTCCTAAAGAACTGGCTCGTCAACTAATTGAGGGCGTTATCCTAAAACGAAATAACTTAACGAAGTTCCTATCGAAGGAGCGCTTTTCATCGAGCCCCCTTTATAACTTCTACTTTACCCGCGACGCCTCAATTTCACTATTAAATGAGGTCTTGATCTCAAAAATGGCGAACCAGGTTAGGCAGCGCGAGGCACTCATAATGCAGGCCATCTTTAATCTCTCGGGAAACTTTAACGCCCACACCATCGATCCCCTCAAAGTGGAAGATAGCAAGCCTATCTTTATTGAAGGTGGTGATGTACTCATTGCCCGGGAAGATATCCTGCTTATCGGAAACGGCACGAGAACTTCATCGCAGGGTATCGACTTCATATTGGATCATCTTCTGTCCCAGAAGGATCAAAAAAAGCGCTATATCCTAGTTCAAGAACTACCGGAGTCACCCGAGTCGTTCATTCACCTCGACATGGTATTTACCTTTCTCGACGTGGATAAGTGCATGGTATTTGAGCCACTAATTCTACAACCCAACAAATACCAAACGGTACAAATCACCATCGAGAATGGTAAGGTTTTAAACATAAAAAATGTTGAAAATCTTGTAGTAGCACTGAAGGATCTTGGTATGGACCTAAAGCCGGTATACTGTGGCGGCAAAAAAGATCAATGGACTCAAGAGCGGGAACAGTGGCATAGCGGAGCAAACTTTTTTGCCATTGCCCCGGGCAAGGTAATCGGTTATGCTCGGAATATCTACACCATGGAGGAGATGAACAAGAATGGCTTTGAAATTATCAGGGCCAAGGATGTGCTCACCGACAGGATCAGCTTAACCGATTATGAGCGTTATGTCATTACTATTGATGGATCTGAATTACCGCGAGGCGGTGGAGGGGCACGCTGCATGACCATGCCGGTTAGAAGGAAACCAGTAATATGGTAG
- a CDS encoding YgaP family membrane protein, translating into MKKNVGMIDKVVRIVIGVAILAAGVYYQNWWGLVGIIPLATAFTGSCGLYGLIGVSTCKTEKK; encoded by the coding sequence ATGAAAAAGAACGTTGGAATGATCGACAAAGTAGTTCGTATTGTGATTGGTGTTGCAATTCTTGCCGCAGGAGTTTACTACCAGAATTGGTGGGGACTTGTAGGAATCATTCCTTTGGCTACAGCCTTTACAGGTTCCTGTGGGTTATATGGACTTATCGGGGTTTCTACGTGTAAAACAGAAAAAAAATAA
- the sucC gene encoding ADP-forming succinate--CoA ligase subunit beta: MNIHEYQAKDILKRYGVPIPEERHVTKATMAEKAAEEIRAVTGTNKWVVKAQIHAGGRGKGGGVKLASSLMEVTEFANDIIGMTLVTPQTGPVGKLVRSVLVGQNVYYPGDSAVQEFYMSLLLDRVSGRYVLVYSPQGGMDIEAVAENTPEDIFKEIIHPLGLQPFQARKIAFNLGLEGKAFQNMVRFVDSLAKAFLSMDASLLEINPVVKTSDDLILAVDAKVSLDENALFRHFEYNDLRDKDEEDPTEVEASEYNLNFVKLDGNVGCMVNGAGLAMATMDIIKLAGGNPANFLDVGGGANARTVEAGFRIILKDPHVKAILINIFGGIVRCDRVAQGVVDAYKAIGNIRVPVIVRLQGTNAEEGKALIDKSGLKVHSAITLKEASDLVKSVV; encoded by the coding sequence ATGAACATTCACGAGTACCAAGCAAAGGACATACTAAAAAGGTATGGTGTACCCATTCCGGAGGAACGGCATGTTACAAAAGCCACAATGGCCGAGAAGGCTGCAGAGGAGATTCGAGCGGTCACCGGTACCAACAAGTGGGTTGTAAAGGCTCAGATTCATGCTGGAGGAAGAGGTAAGGGTGGAGGCGTTAAGTTGGCGTCGTCTCTGATGGAGGTTACGGAATTTGCCAATGACATAATTGGTATGACTCTAGTTACCCCACAAACAGGACCGGTAGGAAAATTGGTTAGGAGTGTGCTGGTTGGACAGAACGTTTACTATCCTGGTGATTCGGCAGTGCAGGAGTTTTACATGAGTTTGTTGCTTGATAGGGTTTCGGGTCGTTATGTATTAGTTTATTCGCCACAAGGCGGAATGGATATTGAGGCCGTTGCCGAAAATACCCCTGAGGATATATTTAAAGAGATAATTCATCCCTTAGGTTTACAGCCGTTTCAGGCCCGTAAAATTGCCTTTAACCTTGGACTTGAAGGGAAGGCCTTCCAGAACATGGTTCGCTTTGTCGATTCGCTGGCCAAAGCATTTCTGAGTATGGATGCATCGCTACTCGAAATTAATCCGGTAGTAAAGACTTCCGACGATCTTATCTTGGCTGTTGATGCAAAGGTGAGTTTAGATGAAAACGCCCTATTTCGCCACTTTGAATACAATGACTTGCGCGATAAGGACGAGGAAGATCCCACGGAAGTGGAAGCAAGTGAATACAACCTTAACTTCGTAAAACTCGACGGCAATGTTGGCTGTATGGTCAATGGCGCTGGTCTTGCGATGGCAACAATGGATATTATTAAGTTGGCTGGCGGAAATCCCGCTAACTTCCTCGATGTAGGCGGTGGAGCTAACGCGCGGACGGTGGAGGCCGGTTTCCGGATTATTCTAAAAGATCCTCATGTGAAAGCGATTCTGATAAACATATTTGGTGGGATTGTAAGATGCGACAGGGTGGCTCAGGGCGTAGTGGATGCTTACAAAGCCATCGGAAATATTCGAGTCCCTGTAATTGTAAGACTTCAAGGAACCAATGCAGAGGAGGGGAAGGCTTTAATTGATAAATCGGGGTTAAAGGTTCATTCTGCAATAACGCTCAAGGAGGCTTCCGACTTGGTAAAATCGGTAGTATAA
- a CDS encoding RNA methyltransferase → MRKLTIKELNRPSLEEFKKTEKIGLVIILDNIRSLNNIGSVFRTSDAFLVEKVFLCGISTPPPHPEIHKTALGAEDSVEWEYCTSPMDAISRLSEEGWTIVGIEQVEKSIMLGEFIPDKGKKYALILGNEVKGVMQEAIDQCDFCLEIPQQGTKHSLNISVSAGIVIWHFYSRMME, encoded by the coding sequence ATGCGTAAACTTACAATCAAAGAGTTAAACAGACCAAGTCTAGAAGAGTTCAAAAAGACGGAAAAAATTGGTTTAGTCATTATATTAGACAATATACGAAGCCTAAATAATATTGGCTCTGTATTCCGGACCTCCGATGCTTTTCTGGTTGAAAAGGTTTTCCTCTGTGGAATTTCCACGCCTCCGCCCCACCCAGAGATTCACAAAACAGCCCTAGGAGCCGAAGATTCGGTCGAATGGGAATACTGTACAAGTCCAATGGATGCCATTTCAAGACTTAGCGAGGAGGGTTGGACCATTGTTGGGATTGAGCAAGTAGAGAAAAGCATTATGCTTGGGGAGTTCATCCCTGATAAGGGTAAAAAGTATGCTCTTATACTCGGAAACGAGGTAAAGGGCGTAATGCAGGAAGCTATTGACCAATGCGATTTTTGCCTTGAGATACCACAGCAGGGAACCAAGCATTCTCTAAACATCTCCGTGAGCGCAGGAATTGTGATTTGGCACTTTTACAGCAGAATGATGGAGTAA
- a CDS encoding tetratricopeptide repeat protein, translated as MKKIWLNLVVISFSAIALSSCSSPEKMKELEAQMSMKATPEVLVAKADTIEATITVTFPAKYFHKKATVEFTPVLKYDGGEFVCESKMLQGESVKGGTNTVIRFEAGGSYTQTVKIPFKMEMRSATLEMRKKLIVGDKNISWGDNKIADGVIATYKLVVVDPKVIKMVQDSYVMNTSDQKMAEILFEMSKDVVRAKELKKDEIKTIQDYIAASLKDSTKKVKQIGISAYASPDGPLDMNEKLSKGRGASSQKFMKEFFKKSKIKGVDSIVNVQTTSEDWDGFKSLMEKSSIQDKELVLRVLTMYSDPIVREKEIKNISKTYTQIAETVLPLLRRAKFAAEVSTEGRNDADFKALAAANTLDSLSLEELHYAAKVVDNKDQQIAIYKKAAEKFPTDIRAFNNLGVVAFNNGNMAEAKSQFEKGLAINKDNSVVKNNMGAVLLIEGNVNEAEKLFVEAVDAGKEVRYNLGIISIMKGKYEPATDYFGGSESFNQGLGLYLVNKGEEAKKILDKVDTGKAFYLKAVIAARQGVEVEVLNNLRTAVGKDASLKAYAMKDMEFSSFLQNEAFKALVQ; from the coding sequence ATGAAAAAAATCTGGTTAAATCTTGTTGTGATCAGCTTTAGTGCAATCGCGCTTAGCAGCTGCTCCAGCCCAGAAAAGATGAAGGAGCTTGAAGCTCAAATGTCGATGAAGGCTACACCTGAAGTTCTGGTTGCTAAAGCCGATACTATTGAGGCTACTATCACCGTTACCTTTCCTGCAAAGTATTTCCACAAGAAAGCAACCGTTGAATTTACCCCTGTCTTGAAGTATGATGGTGGTGAGTTTGTTTGCGAGTCTAAGATGCTTCAAGGGGAGTCTGTAAAGGGTGGCACTAACACTGTAATTCGTTTCGAAGCAGGTGGAAGCTATACCCAAACCGTTAAGATCCCTTTCAAAATGGAGATGCGTTCAGCTACTCTTGAAATGAGGAAAAAACTTATTGTTGGCGACAAGAACATTTCTTGGGGTGACAACAAGATTGCTGATGGCGTTATCGCAACCTACAAGTTGGTTGTAGTTGATCCTAAGGTGATCAAGATGGTTCAAGACAGTTACGTCATGAACACTTCCGATCAAAAGATGGCTGAAATTCTTTTCGAAATGAGCAAAGATGTTGTTCGTGCAAAAGAATTGAAGAAAGACGAAATCAAGACAATACAAGACTATATTGCTGCTTCCCTAAAGGATAGCACCAAGAAGGTTAAGCAAATTGGTATTTCTGCTTACGCTTCTCCTGATGGCCCTCTTGATATGAATGAGAAACTTTCTAAAGGACGTGGAGCTTCTTCACAGAAGTTCATGAAAGAATTCTTTAAGAAATCAAAAATCAAGGGTGTTGATAGCATCGTTAATGTTCAAACTACCTCTGAGGATTGGGATGGATTTAAATCTCTAATGGAGAAATCTTCTATTCAAGATAAGGAATTGGTATTAAGAGTTCTTACCATGTATAGCGATCCTATCGTTCGTGAGAAAGAAATCAAGAACATTTCGAAGACCTATACTCAAATTGCTGAAACCGTTCTTCCTTTACTTCGCCGTGCTAAATTTGCTGCTGAAGTAAGCACCGAAGGTCGTAACGATGCAGATTTTAAAGCTTTAGCTGCTGCTAACACTTTGGATTCGCTCAGCCTAGAGGAACTTCACTATGCTGCTAAGGTTGTAGACAATAAGGATCAACAAATTGCTATCTACAAGAAGGCTGCTGAAAAGTTCCCTACAGATATTCGCGCTTTCAATAATCTTGGTGTTGTTGCTTTCAACAATGGCAATATGGCTGAAGCTAAATCTCAATTCGAAAAGGGATTGGCAATTAACAAGGACAACTCTGTTGTGAAAAACAATATGGGCGCTGTTCTTCTTATCGAAGGCAACGTAAACGAAGCTGAAAAACTCTTCGTTGAAGCAGTAGATGCTGGTAAGGAAGTTCGTTACAACCTCGGAATCATCAGCATTATGAAGGGCAAGTATGAGCCAGCAACCGATTATTTCGGTGGTTCTGAATCCTTCAACCAAGGACTAGGTCTTTACCTTGTTAACAAGGGTGAGGAAGCTAAGAAAATCTTGGATAAGGTTGACACTGGAAAGGCTTTTTACCTAAAGGCAGTTATTGCTGCTCGTCAAGGTGTAGAAGTTGAAGTTCTTAACAATCTTCGCACCGCTGTTGGTAAGGATGCTTCTCTTAAGGCTTATGCAATGAAGGATATGGAATTTAGTAGTTTCCTTCAAAACGAAGCTTTCAAGGCTTTAGTTCAATAA
- a CDS encoding deoxynucleoside kinase — translation MDQLNYIVVEGNIGAGKTTLATMLAQNIEARLFLEQFADNPFLPKFYEDQERYSFPLELSFLAERYNQLNKELRHQDLFHNVTISDYFFMKCVIFAKTTLADDEFKLFSQIFEIIYKTLPKPDLYVYLHLPVENLLKNIARRGRDFEQTIKGEYLEKIQEGYFSFFRQHPDYKFLVIESQNVDFVANPEHFELLRHIIFDKKYSIGINRVLL, via the coding sequence ATGGATCAATTGAATTATATTGTAGTTGAGGGCAATATAGGTGCAGGAAAAACTACACTGGCCACTATGCTTGCTCAAAATATTGAGGCTCGCCTATTTCTTGAACAGTTTGCCGACAATCCGTTTCTGCCAAAATTCTATGAGGATCAGGAGCGATACTCTTTTCCTTTGGAACTATCATTCCTTGCAGAACGCTACAATCAACTAAACAAGGAGTTGCGTCACCAAGATTTGTTCCATAACGTAACCATTTCCGACTATTTCTTTATGAAGTGCGTTATCTTTGCTAAGACCACCTTGGCTGATGATGAGTTTAAACTTTTCTCTCAAATATTCGAAATAATATATAAAACCCTCCCAAAACCCGATTTGTATGTATATTTACACTTGCCGGTAGAAAATTTGCTCAAAAACATTGCCCGGCGCGGACGCGATTTTGAGCAGACGATAAAGGGGGAGTATCTTGAAAAAATTCAAGAGGGATACTTTAGTTTCTTTAGACAACACCCTGACTACAAGTTTCTTGTAATTGAATCTCAAAATGTTGATTTTGTTGCAAATCCTGAACATTTTGAACTATTGAGGCATATTATCTTCGACAAAAAATATTCTATAGGAATAAATAGGGTATTGTTATAG